A single window of Oerskovia paurometabola DNA harbors:
- a CDS encoding cell division protein FtsQ/DivIB, which yields MRPPSRPRPAAPRPTPAPPREEQPARSRPATPGRARPAGTRDDVGTPGHPDDDIATQPLVLRGSELARTGSAPAAGTSTRERPATGPVPFVRGPVGGGGRPVDRVVSTGMADRLAEKSAMRRHRLRNRVLGWAGGVLVLVTAVWVALFSPLLGADPAKVEISGEGTVIDIAEVQQVIGGVAGVPLPRVDTIGLRDEILELNGVRDVRILREWPDGLSVTLESREPVAAVPHEGAFALLDRDGVQVATVEAVPEGLPAIGVTLDEGGARSLRAARIVLNALPPELQAEVAEVTAPTQDAVTMTLRDGAVVEWGNDEDAALKVRVLQALRGLPENQGAKLYDVSAPTMPITR from the coding sequence ATGCGTCCGCCGTCCCGTCCGCGTCCCGCTGCTCCTCGCCCGACCCCGGCGCCGCCTCGCGAGGAGCAGCCGGCCCGCTCTCGTCCGGCGACGCCCGGGCGGGCCCGTCCCGCGGGGACGCGGGACGACGTCGGGACCCCGGGGCACCCGGACGACGACATCGCGACGCAGCCGCTCGTGCTGCGGGGGAGCGAGCTCGCTCGGACCGGCTCGGCGCCCGCGGCGGGGACCTCGACGCGCGAGCGGCCCGCGACCGGACCGGTCCCCTTCGTCCGGGGGCCGGTGGGTGGTGGGGGTCGCCCCGTCGACCGCGTGGTCTCGACCGGGATGGCGGACCGGCTCGCCGAGAAGTCCGCGATGCGTCGGCACCGTCTCCGGAACCGGGTCCTCGGCTGGGCCGGTGGGGTGCTCGTGCTCGTGACCGCGGTCTGGGTCGCGCTCTTCTCGCCGCTGCTCGGGGCCGATCCCGCCAAGGTCGAGATCTCGGGGGAGGGGACCGTGATCGACATCGCCGAGGTCCAGCAGGTGATCGGGGGCGTGGCGGGGGTCCCGTTGCCCCGGGTCGACACCATCGGCCTGCGCGACGAGATCCTCGAGCTCAACGGTGTGCGCGACGTGCGGATCCTGCGGGAGTGGCCCGACGGGCTGAGCGTGACCCTGGAGTCGAGGGAGCCGGTGGCCGCGGTGCCGCACGAAGGGGCCTTCGCGCTGCTGGATCGTGACGGGGTCCAGGTCGCGACGGTCGAGGCGGTGCCGGAGGGGCTGCCGGCCATCGGCGTGACGCTCGACGAGGGGGGTGCGCGCTCGCTGCGGGCCGCGCGCATCGTGCTCAACGCGCTGCCGCCCGAGCTGCAGGCCGAGGTCGCCGAGGTCACGGCACCGACGCAGGACGCGGTCACCATGACGCTGCGTGACGGCGCGGTCGTCGAGTGGGGGAACGACGAGGACGCGGCGCTCAAGGTCAGGGTGCTCCAGGCACTCCGCGGGCTGCCGGAGAACCAGGGAGCCAAGCTCTACGACGTCTCGGCCCCGACGATGCCGATCACCCGGTGA
- the ftsZ gene encoding cell division protein FtsZ: MATPQNYLAVIKVVGIGGGGVNAVNRMIEVGLKGVEFIAINTDAQALLMSDADVKLDVGRELTRGLGAGADPEVGKKAAEDHAEEIEDVLRGADMVFVTAGEGGGTGTGGAPVVARIARSLGALTVGVVTRPFTFEGRRRSVQADQGIEALRNEVDTLIVIPNDRLLSMSDRNVSALDAFHSADQVLLSGVQGITDLITTPGLINLDFADVKSVMQGAGSALMGIGSARGEDRAVQAAELAISSPLLEASIDGAHGVLLSIQGGSDLGLFEINEAARLVHEAAHTEANIIFGAVIDDALGDEVRVTVIAAGFDGGTPQIRKDARALGQVAGTPATPPAPAPVPAAVPTATGSHTLPRPVVPITSEPDDVPVTFGGGAATVSAGYAPIPTFSVVPTDENVNAEQAAADRSAQVEVPRLYDEEPVRRKVEDLDVPDFLK, translated from the coding sequence GTGGCAACTCCGCAGAACTACCTAGCAGTGATCAAGGTGGTCGGCATCGGCGGTGGTGGCGTGAACGCCGTCAACCGGATGATCGAGGTCGGTCTCAAGGGCGTCGAGTTCATCGCCATCAACACCGACGCGCAGGCGTTGCTGATGTCCGACGCGGACGTCAAGCTCGACGTCGGGCGCGAGCTCACGCGTGGCCTCGGAGCGGGTGCCGACCCCGAGGTGGGCAAGAAGGCGGCCGAGGACCACGCCGAGGAGATCGAGGACGTCCTGCGGGGCGCCGACATGGTCTTCGTCACGGCGGGCGAGGGCGGTGGCACCGGGACCGGTGGCGCCCCGGTGGTCGCGCGCATCGCGCGTTCGCTGGGCGCCCTGACCGTCGGTGTCGTCACGCGACCCTTCACGTTCGAGGGGCGCCGTCGTTCGGTCCAGGCCGACCAGGGGATCGAGGCCCTGCGCAACGAGGTCGACACCCTCATCGTCATCCCCAACGACCGGCTCCTGTCGATGTCGGACCGCAACGTCTCGGCGCTCGACGCGTTCCACTCGGCCGACCAGGTCCTGCTCTCGGGCGTCCAGGGGATCACGGACCTCATCACGACCCCGGGCCTGATCAACCTCGACTTCGCCGACGTGAAGTCCGTCATGCAGGGTGCGGGCAGCGCCCTCATGGGGATCGGCTCGGCACGAGGCGAGGACCGCGCGGTCCAGGCGGCCGAGCTCGCCATCTCCTCGCCCCTGCTCGAGGCGAGCATCGACGGTGCGCACGGCGTGCTGCTCTCGATCCAGGGCGGCTCGGACCTCGGTCTCTTCGAGATCAACGAGGCCGCGCGACTGGTCCACGAGGCCGCGCACACCGAGGCGAACATCATCTTCGGTGCCGTGATCGACGACGCCCTGGGTGACGAGGTCCGCGTGACGGTCATCGCGGCCGGGTTCGACGGTGGCACGCCCCAGATCCGCAAGGACGCCCGTGCGCTGGGTCAGGTCGCCGGCACGCCCGCGACGCCGCCCGCTCCGGCGCCGGTCCCGGCGGCGGTGCCCACGGCCACGGGCAGCCACACGCTGCCGCGCCCGGTGGTCCCGATCACCTCGGAGCCCGACGACGTCCCCGTGACCTTCGGGGGAGGGGCGGCCACGGTCTCGGCCGGCTACGCGCCGATCCCGACGTTCAGCGTCGTCCCCACCGACGAGAACGTGAACGCCGAGCAGGCCGCGGCCGACCGTTCCGCCCAGGTCGAGGTGCCCCGCCTGTACGACGAGGAGCCCGTCCGGCGCAAGGTCGAGGACCTCGACGTCCCCGACTTCCTGAAGTAG
- a CDS encoding polyphenol oxidase family protein — protein MLDPALPAPPVLEVDLGPGVRAAFTGRAGGTSPAPWSGLNLGLGVGDDAQRVLGHRAAVGRLLGAPLVFGTQVHGAGVRVLTADDRAARVERDAGAATCGEHDALVTAQPGLGLGVLVADCVPVLLADPEARVVGVAHTGRQGLLAGVVGTALDALLAQGARAGRVRAVVGPAACGRCYEVPEEMRDEVAALRPGTESTTSWGTPALDLPAGVVAELRAAGVAEIVETGICTLEDERFYSHRLATRRGATTGRFAGVVALG, from the coding sequence GTGCTCGATCCTGCACTCCCCGCACCCCCGGTTCTCGAGGTCGACCTCGGGCCGGGGGTGCGTGCTGCGTTCACCGGTCGTGCGGGAGGCACGTCGCCCGCGCCCTGGTCGGGGCTCAACCTCGGGCTGGGCGTCGGGGACGACGCCCAGCGCGTCCTCGGCCACCGGGCCGCGGTCGGCCGACTCCTCGGTGCGCCCCTCGTCTTCGGCACCCAGGTGCACGGTGCCGGGGTCCGTGTGCTCACGGCGGACGACCGGGCAGCGCGGGTCGAGCGTGACGCGGGGGCTGCGACGTGCGGCGAGCACGACGCCCTCGTCACGGCCCAGCCCGGCCTCGGGCTCGGCGTCCTCGTCGCCGACTGCGTCCCGGTCCTGCTCGCCGACCCCGAGGCCCGGGTCGTCGGCGTGGCCCACACGGGTCGGCAGGGCCTGCTCGCAGGGGTCGTCGGTACGGCCCTCGACGCGCTGCTCGCGCAGGGGGCGCGAGCGGGCCGGGTGCGTGCCGTCGTCGGGCCCGCCGCGTGCGGGCGGTGCTATGAGGTCCCCGAGGAGATGCGCGACGAGGTGGCCGCCCTCCGTCCGGGCACCGAGTCGACCACGAGCTGGGGCACGCCCGCGCTCGACCTGCCGGCGGGAGTCGTCGCCGAGCTGCGTGCCGCCGGGGTGGCGGAGATCGTCGAGACCGGGATCTGCACCCTCGAGGACGAGCGCTTCTACTCGCACCGTCTCGCGACGCGCCGCGGCGCCACCACGGGGCGGTTCGCGGGAGTCGTCGCCCTGGGATGA
- a CDS encoding cell division protein SepF, translated as MAGALRKTMLYLGLADDRGEGDQEEFIDEYDDLGADVPTDYQAQVTPLHRTVAPREVPQTSMSAAELRRITTVHPRSYNDARVIGEAFRGGTPVIMNLSDMDDADAKRLVDFSAGLIFGLHGAIERVTNKVFLLSPEHVEITGEEQAPEPPVSRAGFFNQS; from the coding sequence ATGGCCGGAGCACTTCGCAAGACCATGCTTTACCTGGGCCTCGCTGATGATCGAGGCGAGGGCGACCAGGAAGAGTTCATCGACGAGTACGACGACTTGGGGGCCGACGTGCCGACCGACTACCAGGCTCAGGTGACCCCCCTGCACAGGACGGTCGCCCCACGAGAGGTACCCCAGACGAGCATGTCAGCAGCAGAGCTCCGCCGGATCACCACCGTGCACCCGCGTTCCTACAACGACGCCCGCGTCATCGGGGAGGCGTTCCGTGGTGGCACACCGGTCATCATGAACCTCTCCGACATGGACGACGCGGACGCCAAGCGTCTCGTCGACTTCTCCGCGGGGCTCATCTTCGGTCTGCACGGGGCCATCGAGCGCGTGACCAACAAGGTCTTCCTGCTCTCGCCCGAGCACGTCGAGATCACGGGCGAGGAGCAGGCGCCCGAGCCTCCGGTGAGCCGCGCCGGCTTCTTCAACCAGAGCTGA
- a CDS encoding YggT family protein has protein sequence MNFVFDLLAFVLGLYLVVLIGRVVFDWVQVFARDWRPRGVMLVLAEAIYSLTDPPLRALRKVIPPLTLGQVRIDLGFIVLFLAVSFAAQILRSL, from the coding sequence GTGAATTTCGTCTTCGATCTGCTGGCATTCGTCCTCGGCCTCTACCTCGTGGTGCTCATCGGACGTGTGGTGTTCGACTGGGTGCAGGTCTTCGCGCGCGACTGGCGCCCCCGCGGTGTCATGCTCGTCCTGGCGGAGGCCATCTACTCCCTGACCGACCCGCCGCTGCGCGCACTGCGCAAGGTCATCCCGCCCCTGACCCTCGGTCAGGTGCGGATCGACCTCGGGTTCATCGTGCTCTTTCTCGCAGTGTCGTTCGCTGCACAGATCCTGAGGTCTCTGTAA
- a CDS encoding DivIVA domain-containing protein, which translates to MALLTAEDILNKKFSATKFREGYDVEEVDDFLDEVVRTLNSVQEENDDLKTKLAAAERRVAELSRADASAPSKPAVVETPSAPEPAPVVASSAPVLGKPAAEPESATGMLQLAQKLHDDYVRSGQQEGDRLIAEAKEEGTRIVQEAEETSHRTLSQLEQERSLLERKIDELRLFERDYRTRLKSYLQNLMGDLDNRGSALPPRSGSGAGRSSDLSAGI; encoded by the coding sequence ATGGCACTGCTGACAGCAGAGGACATCCTGAACAAGAAGTTCTCCGCGACGAAGTTCCGCGAGGGCTACGACGTCGAAGAGGTCGATGACTTCCTGGACGAGGTGGTGAGGACGCTCAACTCCGTGCAGGAGGAGAACGACGACCTCAAGACCAAGCTGGCCGCAGCGGAGCGACGCGTCGCCGAGCTCAGCCGCGCCGACGCCTCGGCGCCGTCCAAGCCGGCCGTGGTCGAGACCCCGTCCGCTCCGGAGCCCGCACCCGTCGTCGCGAGCTCGGCTCCCGTCCTGGGCAAGCCGGCCGCGGAGCCCGAGTCGGCCACCGGCATGCTCCAGCTCGCCCAGAAGCTGCACGACGACTACGTGCGCTCGGGCCAGCAGGAGGGGGACCGCCTCATCGCAGAAGCGAAGGAGGAGGGCACCCGGATCGTGCAGGAGGCCGAGGAGACCTCGCACCGCACGCTCTCGCAGCTCGAGCAGGAGCGCTCGCTCCTGGAGCGCAAGATCGACGAGCTCCGCCTCTTCGAGCGGGACTACCGCACGCGTCTCAAGAGCTACCTGCAGAACCTCATGGGGGACCTCGACAACCGCGGCAGCGCTCTCCCGCCCCGCAGCGGTTCCGGCGCGGGTCGCTCGAGCGACCTCAGCGCGGGCATCTAG
- a CDS encoding TraR/DksA family transcriptional regulator yields the protein MTKLSTATRAVVRQQFPNLARDVKSFPVRDGEEPWTVKEAEEQAATLLEERERLERELTEADQELSELLRNSGDGAGDDQADSGSSALEREQELTLVNNMRDLLEQTKHALDRIAAGTYATCEATGLPIGKARLQAYPRANLSVEAKQREERR from the coding sequence ATGACCAAGCTCAGCACCGCGACGCGCGCGGTCGTACGACAGCAGTTCCCGAACCTAGCTCGCGACGTCAAGTCCTTCCCCGTGCGTGACGGCGAGGAGCCGTGGACGGTGAAGGAGGCGGAGGAGCAGGCAGCGACCCTGCTGGAGGAGCGCGAGCGCCTCGAGCGAGAGCTCACCGAGGCCGACCAGGAGCTCTCGGAGCTCCTGCGCAACTCGGGGGACGGTGCGGGTGACGACCAGGCGGACTCCGGGTCCAGCGCGCTCGAACGTGAGCAGGAGCTCACCCTCGTCAACAACATGAGGGACCTGCTCGAGCAGACCAAGCACGCGCTCGACCGCATCGCGGCCGGGACCTACGCGACGTGCGAGGCGACCGGGCTCCCGATCGGCAAGGCGCGTCTGCAGGCCTACCCGCGGGCGAACCTGTCCGTCGAGGCGAAGCAGCGCGAGGAACGTCGCTGA
- a CDS encoding signal peptidase II, producing MPSTPSPQQPAPADPSEGGTGAVSAAPATDVPPRVTVAPRRLVLWVVVLAALVILVDQVTKIWAVAELEGHETIELLGEWLHLTFIRNEGAALGIGSGYTWILTIVVTVVIVFIVRSMRKIGSRGWAVALGLLLGGALGNLIDRIFREPGFAQGHVVDFIGYGDLFIGNVADIAVVAAAVMIAILSVQGIGIDGQRHVEETAATAEAGDDASPVVEHGPDAPAPGAGTRTAPGAGPQASGTTGSTTGTES from the coding sequence ATGCCATCGACTCCCTCTCCCCAGCAGCCCGCGCCCGCCGACCCGTCCGAGGGTGGCACCGGGGCCGTGTCCGCGGCCCCCGCCACGGACGTCCCCCCGCGCGTGACCGTCGCCCCGCGGCGCCTCGTCCTGTGGGTCGTGGTGCTCGCGGCCCTCGTGATCCTGGTCGACCAGGTCACCAAGATCTGGGCCGTCGCCGAGCTCGAGGGTCACGAGACCATCGAGCTCCTCGGCGAGTGGCTCCACCTGACGTTCATCCGCAACGAGGGGGCGGCGCTCGGGATCGGATCGGGCTACACCTGGATCCTGACGATCGTCGTCACGGTCGTGATCGTGTTCATCGTGCGCAGCATGCGCAAGATCGGGTCGCGCGGCTGGGCGGTCGCCCTCGGGCTGCTGCTCGGTGGAGCCCTGGGCAACCTCATCGACCGGATCTTCCGCGAGCCGGGCTTCGCGCAGGGGCACGTGGTGGACTTCATCGGGTACGGGGACCTGTTCATCGGGAACGTCGCGGACATCGCGGTCGTGGCGGCCGCGGTGATGATCGCGATCCTCTCGGTCCAGGGCATCGGCATCGACGGCCAGCGGCACGTGGAGGAGACGGCGGCGACCGCAGAGGCCGGGGACGACGCGTCCCCCGTCGTGGAGCACGGACCAGACGCCCCCGCGCCGGGTGCCGGGACGAGGACCGCGCCGGGCGCAGGTCCCCAGGCCTCCGGCACGACCGGGTCGACGACCGGGACGGAGTCCTGA